In Dyadobacter sp. NIV53, a single window of DNA contains:
- a CDS encoding CPCC family cysteine-rich protein, with the protein MITEKYTCPCCGYKTFIEIPNGHYDICEVCFWEDDPIQADDPNYEGGANRVSLKQGQKNFAEFGACELEMIKNVRKPFKDEQRDDNWKRIK; encoded by the coding sequence ATGATTACCGAAAAATATACATGTCCTTGTTGTGGTTATAAGACATTTATAGAAATACCAAACGGGCATTACGATATTTGCGAAGTATGTTTTTGGGAGGATGACCCGATTCAAGCTGACGATCCTAATTATGAGGGTGGGGCAAACAGGGTTTCCCTGAAACAAGGACAGAAAAACTTTGCTGAATTTGGTGCTTGTGAGCTGGAAATGATTAAAAATGTAAGGAAGCCGTTTAAGGATGAACAGCGGGACGATAATTGGAAAAGAATAAAATAG
- a CDS encoding MBL fold metallo-hydrolase yields MSNSRRAFIRKSIVLATVGINLPASFCNRKLMSRNKDRLVLLGTQGGPFIRSFKQTPSSSLIVYKGIPIVVDTGYGVTLKLREAGIELPTLRYIFITHHHSDHNLELGPLLYNAWLAGMKDTIHVYAPAGIKELLVHYWESNRFDLETRIQDEGRPDIRKLVTAHVLSEGEVLANSGFTVEALRNIHPPIENSFALKFKLGGTIVVFSGDTAYFPALARFASNSDYLIHEAMFGPAVDEMVKRRPNASKLKASILSHHTLAEDVGKIAKQANAKRLILNHFVPPDDKTLTDQVWIDAVRTNFSGEIIVGKDLLEFLF; encoded by the coding sequence ATGTCAAATAGTCGTAGAGCATTTATCCGAAAGTCCATTGTGCTGGCAACGGTTGGAATTAATTTGCCAGCCAGTTTTTGCAACAGAAAACTCATGAGCCGGAATAAAGATCGCCTTGTCCTTTTGGGAACGCAAGGAGGACCGTTTATCCGGTCATTCAAACAGACGCCTTCTTCGTCCCTTATTGTATATAAAGGTATTCCAATCGTCGTTGATACGGGTTATGGCGTTACACTTAAGCTCAGGGAAGCAGGTATTGAACTTCCAACATTAAGATACATATTCATTACGCATCACCACTCTGATCATAACCTTGAACTTGGGCCGTTGCTATACAACGCATGGCTTGCGGGCATGAAAGATACAATCCACGTATATGCCCCGGCTGGCATAAAAGAACTACTTGTACATTACTGGGAATCAAATCGATTTGATCTTGAAACCCGCATTCAAGACGAAGGCCGGCCTGATATACGGAAGCTTGTAACAGCCCATGTGCTTTCAGAAGGGGAAGTTTTAGCAAATTCCGGTTTTACAGTTGAGGCTTTAAGAAATATACATCCGCCAATTGAAAACAGTTTTGCCCTTAAATTCAAATTAGGCGGCACGATTGTTGTGTTTTCAGGAGACACAGCATATTTTCCGGCTCTTGCCAGATTTGCTTCTAATTCAGACTACCTGATTCATGAAGCCATGTTTGGTCCTGCGGTTGATGAAATGGTAAAAAGGAGGCCTAATGCATCAAAATTGAAAGCCAGTATACTCTCCCATCACACATTGGCAGAAGATGTAGGAAAAATTGCCAAACAAGCAAATGCAAAAAGACTTATTCTGAACCATTTCGTACCGCCCGATGATAAGACGCTTACCGACCAGGTTTGGATAGATGCAGTGAGAACTAATTTTTCGGGAGAAATTATCGTAGGTAAAGATTTGCTTGAATTTTTGTTTTAA
- a CDS encoding VOC family protein — MMQNDSSTKIKTVPENYTSVTPWIISRSSAELIDFLTAAFDAEEIPNSRIKNEDGAIIHVVVKIGNAMVMLFDSREGWASTPSFLNLYVEDIEKVYQKALQLGAKSVTDITTLWFGEKVCRILDPFGNLWWINQRIEEIDFTKPKEVGAKASTPEAIAGIAYIQKSLDEALMSQKEFFEKKAGN, encoded by the coding sequence ATGATGCAAAACGATAGTTCAACGAAAATCAAAACAGTTCCGGAAAATTATACATCCGTAACACCCTGGATCATATCCCGTTCTTCAGCAGAATTAATCGATTTTTTGACGGCTGCATTTGATGCGGAGGAAATCCCAAACAGCAGAATAAAAAATGAAGATGGTGCAATTATCCACGTGGTGGTGAAAATAGGAAATGCGATGGTTATGCTCTTCGACTCAAGAGAAGGCTGGGCATCCACTCCGAGTTTCTTGAATTTGTATGTCGAAGATATTGAGAAGGTTTACCAAAAAGCGCTGCAATTGGGAGCAAAATCGGTTACTGACATTACTACGCTTTGGTTTGGTGAAAAGGTTTGCAGGATACTGGACCCATTCGGCAACCTTTGGTGGATCAATCAGCGTATTGAAGAAATTGACTTTACGAAACCCAAGGAAGTTGGAGCAAAAGCATCGACTCCGGAGGCCATTGCGGGTATAGCTTATATTCAGAAATCACTGGACGAAGCTTTGATGAGCCAGAAAGAGTTTTTTGAAAAGAAAGCTGGAAATTGA
- a CDS encoding sigma-54-dependent Fis family transcriptional regulator translates to MIIVERMPPAESNIKIPFENIQESNPGNTFDGIIGQSHLLLNVFDLITQVAPGDTSVLITGESGTGKERIADSIHALSSRKGKPFIKVNCAALPTNLIESELFGHEKGSFTGAFEKRTGRFEQANNGTIFLDEIGDMPLETQVKLLRVLQQKEIERIGGKAPVKVNIRIIAATNRNLEKEVAEGRFRLDLYYRLNVFPIQVPALADRTEDIPLLVKHFIQYYSRKTGRKISGVSDKALKNLLAYNWPGNIRELENVIERSVLMAKSLVIDQIPLPVNLSRKNQEKIEEVRLKTIFENERDHIIEVLKRCNGRIRGMDGAAEILNIPPTTLGSKMKKLGIRRDFVI, encoded by the coding sequence ATGATCATAGTTGAGCGTATGCCTCCTGCCGAAAGCAATATAAAAATTCCATTTGAAAATATTCAGGAGAGTAACCCGGGCAATACATTTGATGGTATAATTGGCCAAAGCCATTTGCTCCTGAATGTTTTTGACCTGATCACCCAGGTCGCTCCGGGTGATACATCGGTACTGATCACGGGTGAAAGCGGGACAGGTAAAGAAAGAATTGCTGACAGTATCCACGCACTCTCTTCCAGAAAAGGAAAACCTTTTATTAAAGTGAACTGCGCTGCTTTGCCCACAAATCTGATCGAATCAGAGTTGTTTGGCCATGAAAAAGGTTCATTTACGGGTGCTTTCGAAAAACGCACAGGGAGGTTTGAGCAGGCGAATAACGGCACAATTTTCCTAGATGAAATCGGTGATATGCCTTTGGAAACACAGGTGAAACTATTACGCGTTTTGCAACAAAAAGAGATAGAGCGCATTGGAGGAAAGGCTCCTGTAAAAGTAAATATCAGGATTATTGCAGCCACAAACAGGAACCTGGAAAAGGAAGTTGCGGAAGGCAGGTTCCGACTTGATCTGTATTACAGGCTCAATGTTTTCCCTATCCAGGTACCCGCACTGGCTGACAGAACAGAGGATATTCCGTTACTTGTCAAACACTTTATCCAGTATTACAGCAGGAAAACGGGAAGGAAAATCTCCGGCGTTTCGGATAAAGCTTTAAAAAACCTCCTTGCTTACAACTGGCCTGGGAATATACGGGAATTGGAAAATGTAATTGAAAGAAGTGTTTTAATGGCCAAAAGCCTTGTTATTGATCAAATTCCTTTGCCTGTAAATTTATCCCGTAAAAACCAGGAAAAAATTGAGGAAGTGAGGCTGAAAACAATTTTCGAAAATGAAAGAGACCACATTATTGAAGTACTCAAAAGATGCAACGGACGTATAAGGGGCATGGACGGAGCAGCCGAAATCCTGAATATTCCTCCAACCACGCTGGGATCAAAAATGAAGAAATTGGGTATCAGAAGGGATTTTGTGATTTGA
- a CDS encoding TonB-dependent receptor — protein MKHFLKAVTLLAAILFPLFLAAQDPTINATVTGKVLDSRTSETLIGATVTIKGTTNGDVTDANGEFSLVTGQKLPFTLIVSYVGYLKKEILISESKVEIKLDLNNTQLDDVVISSRRRTESAQEVPIAISVIGGTRAEDAGAFTVNRLKELVPTVQLYSSNARNTTLNIRGLGSPYGLTNDGVDPGVGFYVDGVYYARPAATALDFIDIERVEVLRGPQGTLFGKNTTAGAFNITTRSASFTTGANVELSYGNLGYIQAKASVTGPISKKLAARVSFTGTQRNGTFFNVHTQLPINDINNIGVRGQLLYTPSEKVNITIIGDISDQKPTGYGWPVAGVVTTKRAGYRQFNSIIADLGYTIPYKSAFERKVDLDTPSKADNQLGGVSVNADIKIGNGTLTSTSAWRYWKWTPLNDRDYIGLPVFTISSGNSAHDQWSQEIRYSGKITPKLSGVVGVFGLWQDLTSDPVQTEEAGSAQWRFAQSSTSALWKTPGLFDNFGIQTTNEIKSTSLAVFGQADWAITEKIHFLPGIRYNYDKKVVDYKRVTYGGLQTTDAALLALKNGIYSNQSFNTDYAKGNFSGQLSVQYRATARLNAYATYSIGYKPIGVNVGGLPTASGNVLIDLANVKPEYVDHKEFGLKTKPTGNSVLNLTVFRTDIKDYQTQVQTPEPGVNRGYLANAEKVSVQGAEIDGNIRFKGLTLNAAVAYTDGKYEKFKNAPVPLEEVGGEQAFKDISGGRLPGISKWSGTAGGEVAIPGTLIGLKGNFFIAVDEFLRSEFSSSPSPSQYLNIGGYGLTNARAGFRASNGLSFHLWGRNIFNKNYYEQLLAAPGSYGQYAGIVGDQRTYGVTIRFTY, from the coding sequence ATGAAACACTTTTTAAAAGCAGTAACCCTTTTAGCTGCGATTCTTTTTCCTCTGTTCCTGGCTGCTCAGGATCCTACAATCAATGCCACCGTTACCGGAAAAGTTCTGGATTCCCGTACCAGCGAAACCTTGATCGGAGCAACTGTAACAATTAAAGGAACTACCAACGGAGACGTGACTGACGCAAACGGGGAATTTAGTCTGGTTACAGGCCAGAAATTACCATTCACCCTGATCGTCTCTTATGTCGGATATCTGAAAAAGGAAATTCTGATTAGTGAAAGTAAGGTCGAAATAAAACTTGATTTAAATAATACACAACTTGATGACGTGGTCATTTCATCCCGCCGTCGTACTGAATCTGCTCAGGAAGTGCCTATTGCCATTTCGGTAATTGGTGGTACCAGAGCAGAAGATGCCGGGGCGTTTACCGTGAATCGTCTGAAAGAACTGGTTCCAACTGTACAGTTATATTCCTCTAATGCAAGAAATACCACGTTGAACATTCGCGGCCTGGGTTCGCCCTACGGCTTGACCAATGACGGAGTTGACCCGGGAGTGGGTTTTTATGTAGACGGGGTATACTATGCACGTCCGGCTGCAACAGCACTCGATTTTATTGACATTGAACGCGTTGAAGTATTACGTGGGCCACAGGGAACGCTTTTTGGCAAAAACACTACTGCCGGCGCTTTTAACATTACCACGCGTTCTGCCAGTTTTACAACCGGCGCGAACGTCGAGCTAAGCTATGGTAACCTGGGTTACATTCAGGCAAAAGCATCCGTTACCGGACCTATTAGTAAGAAACTGGCCGCACGTGTTTCCTTTACCGGAACACAGCGTAACGGAACGTTCTTTAATGTTCACACGCAATTGCCAATCAACGATATTAATAACATTGGTGTAAGAGGACAACTACTTTATACCCCAAGTGAAAAAGTGAATATTACAATTATCGGGGATATTTCGGATCAGAAACCTACCGGTTATGGATGGCCGGTTGCAGGGGTAGTAACTACTAAAAGAGCTGGTTACAGACAATTCAACAGTATTATTGCTGATTTGGGATACACTATTCCTTATAAAAGTGCATTTGAAAGAAAGGTTGATCTGGACACTCCTTCCAAAGCAGATAACCAATTGGGCGGCGTTTCGGTCAATGCGGATATAAAAATTGGTAACGGAACACTGACTTCCACATCTGCATGGCGTTACTGGAAATGGACACCTTTGAATGACCGGGATTATATCGGATTGCCGGTATTTACGATTTCATCCGGTAATTCGGCACATGATCAATGGTCTCAGGAAATACGTTACTCTGGAAAAATAACGCCTAAACTGAGCGGTGTAGTAGGGGTGTTCGGCCTTTGGCAAGACCTGACTTCCGATCCTGTACAAACTGAGGAAGCTGGTTCGGCACAATGGAGATTTGCACAAAGCTCAACGAGCGCACTTTGGAAAACGCCTGGCTTGTTCGACAATTTTGGAATACAAACTACCAACGAGATCAAAAGCACAAGTTTAGCAGTGTTTGGACAGGCTGACTGGGCGATAACGGAAAAAATACACTTTTTACCAGGTATTCGCTACAACTATGACAAGAAAGTGGTTGATTACAAACGTGTAACTTATGGAGGGTTGCAAACCACAGATGCAGCATTGCTTGCGTTGAAAAACGGGATTTATTCCAACCAGTCATTTAATACGGATTACGCAAAAGGAAACTTCTCAGGCCAGTTGTCGGTACAATACAGGGCAACGGCAAGGTTAAATGCCTATGCAACTTATTCTATCGGATACAAACCAATTGGTGTAAATGTTGGAGGTTTGCCAACCGCGAGTGGTAATGTATTGATTGATCTGGCCAATGTAAAACCAGAATACGTGGATCACAAGGAGTTCGGATTGAAAACCAAACCAACCGGTAATTCTGTTTTGAACCTGACTGTTTTCCGTACAGATATTAAAGATTACCAAACTCAGGTACAGACTCCGGAACCTGGTGTAAATCGCGGGTATCTGGCCAACGCTGAAAAAGTGAGTGTACAGGGTGCTGAAATAGATGGTAACATCCGCTTTAAAGGCCTTACTCTGAATGCCGCTGTTGCTTACACAGATGGTAAGTATGAAAAGTTTAAAAATGCTCCGGTGCCATTGGAAGAAGTGGGAGGAGAGCAGGCTTTCAAGGATATTTCAGGAGGAAGACTACCTGGTATTTCTAAATGGTCGGGGACTGCGGGTGGTGAAGTAGCCATACCCGGAACTCTGATTGGCCTGAAAGGTAATTTCTTTATCGCAGTTGATGAATTTTTAAGATCTGAATTCTCATCAAGTCCTTCACCTTCCCAGTACCTGAATATTGGTGGCTACGGACTTACCAATGCTCGTGCAGGTTTCAGGGCGTCTAACGGACTTTCGTTCCATTTATGGGGAAGAAATATTTTCAATAAGAATTATTACGAACAACTATTGGCTGCACCGGGAAGTTACGGACAATATGCAGGTATAGTAGGAGATCAGCGTACTTACGGTGTAACGATCAGATTTACATATTGA
- a CDS encoding response regulator, with product MKKVLIVEDQFVEANHLRLMLQRADYTVCGIARSVEQAIDLVKKEKPALVLLDIFLSGDLTGIDLAKLLREDDIPFIYLSANSNEEILNAAKATHPSGFLVKPFREKDLLVAMEIAQYHHEHGLESKLRKEAVFQKQLAIITAEKAGWEEKLLKIAQALQPLISFDYMVAGYSMEGDFLPFNALFFLRIGFNEYQVTGMEGLRVVANMKFSELASLQSKTIVGTEPSFYIGADFKRLCSVPSMRKIIADTFEMNSLLTFPLPLNLDQQKLFFSPFTVNVRILITKSKLRYVNGCRPY from the coding sequence ATGAAAAAGGTATTAATCGTTGAAGATCAGTTTGTTGAAGCTAATCACCTTCGTTTGATGCTGCAAAGGGCCGATTACACGGTTTGTGGCATAGCCAGATCTGTTGAACAGGCGATAGATCTGGTAAAAAAAGAAAAACCAGCACTGGTACTTCTCGACATTTTCCTGAGCGGAGATCTTACAGGAATTGACCTGGCCAAACTACTCCGGGAAGATGATATTCCCTTTATTTATTTGTCGGCCAATTCTAATGAAGAAATACTGAATGCTGCCAAAGCAACACATCCAAGCGGTTTTCTTGTGAAGCCGTTTCGTGAAAAAGACTTGCTGGTTGCGATGGAAATCGCTCAGTATCATCATGAGCACGGCCTGGAATCCAAACTTCGGAAAGAGGCGGTATTTCAAAAACAACTGGCTATAATCACCGCCGAAAAAGCAGGATGGGAAGAGAAATTATTAAAAATTGCCCAGGCACTTCAGCCACTGATCTCATTTGATTACATGGTGGCGGGTTATTCCATGGAAGGTGATTTTTTGCCTTTTAACGCATTATTCTTTTTGCGGATCGGCTTCAACGAGTACCAGGTTACCGGTATGGAAGGACTTCGGGTAGTAGCTAATATGAAGTTCAGCGAGTTAGCATCATTACAGTCGAAAACAATTGTCGGGACTGAACCTTCATTTTATATCGGGGCAGATTTTAAAAGGTTATGCAGCGTGCCGTCCATGAGAAAGATCATTGCAGATACTTTTGAAATGAATTCGCTGCTGACTTTTCCTTTACCGCTTAATCTGGATCAGCAGAAACTATTTTTTTCTCCTTTTACAGTAAACGTCCGGATACTTATAACGAAGAGCAAATTGCGCTATGTGAACGGATGCAGGCCGTATTGA